One uncultured Caproiciproducens sp. DNA segment encodes these proteins:
- the modA gene encoding molybdate ABC transporter substrate-binding protein — MKKRSKSLLAILTAAALSLSMFAGCASASAASSQPSSTAAGTVATASEAVSSQPKETTELFISAAASLTDVLKELSTAYSAKEPDVKLTFTFGASGALQTQIEEGAPSDIFLSAAQKQMDALDKKSLLLDGTRKDLLINKVTLITPKGSTKGIKSFDDVNTDKVKKIALGEPKSVPVGQYSEEIFTYLKCLDAVKKKAVYGSDVRQVLTWVESGDVDCGIVYATDAATSDKIQVAAEAPSGSHNPVVYPAAVLKSSKNADAAKAFLAFLSSDEAKALFVKYGFQMSE; from the coding sequence ATGAAAAAAAGATCTAAAAGCCTGCTCGCAATTTTAACCGCAGCGGCGCTTTCCCTGTCGATGTTTGCCGGCTGCGCCTCAGCATCCGCCGCCTCATCGCAACCAAGCAGTACTGCCGCCGGCACCGTCGCCACCGCAAGCGAGGCGGTCTCTTCACAACCGAAGGAAACCACGGAGCTGTTTATTTCCGCTGCTGCAAGCCTTACGGATGTGCTGAAAGAGCTTTCCACTGCGTACAGCGCCAAAGAACCCGACGTTAAACTGACCTTCACTTTCGGGGCGTCCGGCGCCCTTCAGACTCAAATTGAGGAAGGAGCCCCTTCAGACATTTTTCTTTCTGCCGCGCAAAAACAAATGGACGCACTCGATAAAAAAAGCCTTTTGCTGGACGGCACCAGAAAAGACCTTTTGATTAACAAAGTAACTTTAATAACGCCGAAAGGAAGCACCAAAGGTATAAAATCATTTGATGACGTCAACACAGACAAAGTGAAAAAAATAGCCCTCGGCGAACCGAAATCCGTTCCTGTCGGACAGTATTCCGAAGAAATTTTCACCTACTTGAAGTGTCTTGACGCCGTGAAGAAAAAAGCGGTTTATGGTTCCGATGTGCGCCAGGTACTGACCTGGGTTGAATCCGGTGATGTTGACTGCGGGATTGTATATGCAACCGACGCCGCAACATCGGATAAAATCCAAGTGGCCGCAGAAGCGCCGAGCGGAAGCCACAACCCGGTTGTTTATCCGGCTGCTGTTTTAAAATCCAGCAAAAACGCAGATGCCGCAAAAGCATTTCTTGCCTTTTTGTCATCGGATGAGGCAAAAGCCCTTTTTGTAAAATATGGTTTTCAAATGAGTGAATAA
- a CDS encoding homocitrate synthase, with the protein MKDVKYLVDTTLRDGEQSPGYALTKEQKVEIAAMLDTAGVYQIEAGIPAICSYEIDTLYEISQNKHNAKISVWNRLNEDDIKHSFDCTPDIIHIGVPVSYVQIYTKLHKNKTWIAKTAARCVDMAMSKGYEVTVGFEDASRADPAFMLALASSLKSIGVNRIRFADTVGVLSPTRTYETIRDLIGFTGIEVEMHAHNDLGMAVANSLAAAKAGADYIDTTIFGIGERTGNCDFKKFISASEFAFTVSPTHSAALKVEQKAAKILVKERKDGHYEKKI; encoded by the coding sequence ATGAAAGATGTAAAATATCTGGTGGATACCACTCTGCGGGACGGCGAACAAAGTCCGGGGTATGCCCTGACAAAGGAGCAGAAGGTTGAGATAGCCGCCATGCTGGACACGGCCGGCGTGTACCAGATTGAAGCCGGAATTCCGGCAATTTGTTCTTACGAAATCGACACGCTCTATGAAATCTCCCAAAATAAGCACAATGCCAAAATCTCAGTTTGGAACCGGCTGAATGAAGACGACATCAAACACTCGTTTGACTGCACTCCCGATATCATTCACATTGGCGTACCCGTCTCCTATGTACAAATCTATACAAAACTCCATAAAAACAAAACATGGATTGCGAAAACAGCGGCGCGCTGCGTTGATATGGCCATGAGCAAAGGATATGAAGTAACCGTCGGGTTTGAGGACGCTTCCCGCGCCGACCCCGCTTTTATGCTTGCGCTGGCGTCTTCCCTCAAAAGCATCGGCGTAAACCGCATCCGGTTTGCGGACACCGTCGGCGTTCTAAGTCCGACCAGGACGTACGAAACCATTCGCGACCTGATTGGTTTTACCGGTATTGAGGTGGAAATGCATGCGCATAACGACCTTGGAATGGCAGTTGCCAACTCGCTTGCCGCCGCCAAAGCGGGCGCCGATTATATTGACACCACTATTTTCGGCATCGGCGAAAGAACCGGAAACTGTGATTTTAAAAAGTTTATTTCCGCCTCGGAATTTGCTTTTACTGTCAGCCCTACTCACTCCGCCGCTCTGAAGGTGGAGCAGAAAGCTGCAAAGATACTAGTAAAAGAAAGAAAGGATGGTCATTATGAAAAAAAGATCTAA
- a CDS encoding isopropylmalate synthase produces MIRITDKTLSCLDDYDATPRQLRTLCGLLLTLGVDFTELSVDAYRKIGFLPENGKYILKVEDVIEARKYPGFDRYICRHSGLVTPVEVVTEIQVNDINEIYLLKQYQNLASVRITGLDDILCHDYNAAFQQIKKNISGKIEICPENRYFCATAIAVEWILSGGKNLAASFAGIGDFAPLEEVLMALRLELRYKPNMDYSIYPQIKTLFEQITGKIIPAHKSIIGSNIFDVEAGVHADGILKDPNIYEPFKPELVGDKRCLVMGKHSGKTAVIMKLNELGIKENETDIPAILDAVRQKSIEKQSSLTDEDFIELIKAM; encoded by the coding sequence TTGATACGAATCACGGATAAAACCTTGAGTTGCCTGGATGATTATGACGCGACGCCCCGCCAGCTTCGCACTCTTTGCGGGCTGCTCCTTACGCTGGGTGTTGATTTTACGGAGCTTTCCGTAGACGCTTACCGAAAGATAGGTTTTCTGCCTGAAAACGGAAAGTATATTCTGAAAGTCGAAGACGTGATTGAAGCAAGAAAATACCCCGGATTTGACCGGTACATCTGCCGTCACAGCGGACTTGTTACACCGGTTGAGGTAGTGACCGAAATTCAGGTCAACGATATCAATGAAATCTACCTGCTGAAACAGTATCAAAATCTGGCAAGCGTCCGAATCACCGGACTCGACGACATCTTGTGTCATGATTATAATGCCGCTTTCCAACAGATCAAGAAAAACATTTCAGGCAAAATTGAGATATGCCCCGAAAACCGCTATTTTTGTGCTACCGCGATTGCAGTGGAATGGATTTTGTCCGGCGGAAAAAATCTTGCCGCAAGTTTTGCGGGTATCGGCGATTTTGCGCCGCTGGAAGAGGTTTTAATGGCACTCAGACTGGAACTGCGTTATAAACCCAATATGGACTATTCAATATATCCCCAGATCAAAACGCTTTTTGAGCAGATCACGGGGAAAATAATTCCGGCTCACAAGTCGATTATCGGCTCTAATATTTTTGACGTGGAGGCCGGTGTCCACGCGGACGGAATTTTAAAGGACCCCAATATCTATGAGCCGTTCAAACCGGAACTGGTCGGCGACAAACGGTGCCTGGTAATGGGAAAACACTCCGGCAAAACCGCAGTCATCATGAAACTGAATGAACTCGGCATCAAAGAAAACGAGACAGATATTCCGGCTATTCTGGACGCGGTCAGACAGAAAAGCATCGAAAAACAATCCAGTCTGACCGATGAGGATTTTATTGAACTGATTAAGGCTATGTAA
- a CDS encoding 2Fe-2S ferredoxin: protein MNSPKYHIFVCTSCRMNGTQKGFCCSKDSVHLIQRFMDEIEERDLSGDVMVTNTGCFGICSRGPIVVIYPEGTWYGNVTEADVETIMEKHIEGGRIVKELQI, encoded by the coding sequence ATGAACAGTCCGAAATATCATATTTTTGTTTGCACAAGCTGCCGTATGAACGGCACACAAAAAGGGTTTTGCTGCTCTAAAGATTCCGTTCATCTGATTCAGCGTTTCATGGATGAAATTGAGGAGCGTGATCTTTCCGGCGACGTAATGGTGACGAATACAGGATGCTTTGGCATATGCAGCCGCGGTCCCATCGTAGTCATCTATCCGGAGGGAACCTGGTATGGAAATGTGACCGAAGCGGATGTCGAGACCATTATGGAAAAGCACATTGAAGGCGGACGGATCGTAAAAGAACTTCAAATTTAG
- the nifB gene encoding nitrogenase cofactor biosynthesis protein NifB produces MGANLIQLNVNPCKMCMPMGAVSAFYGIKKCITILHGSQGCSTYIRRHMATHYNEPVDIASSSLTEQGTVFGGADNLIKGLENMIKLYDPQVIGVATSCLAETIGEDIPAIIRDFYIKHPEISVKIIPVASAGYSGTQYEGFFRALLAIVSSVEMEPEKNNKVNIITGMITPGDTRYLKSLLGKLQLDYILLPDLSENLDGVHTEVYNRLPDGGTSLEEISTMGGARMSIELSSFIKPESSPAQFLKDRYNVPFIRMNLPAGLRDTDAFIAELVKLGGTVPRELTLERGRYVDAMIDSHKYNAEGRAAVYGEPDFVYSTVRLCCENGIVPVVAATGSVCRTFQETLRPQIQQTADSLFVEWFDVFEDADFDTIEKYILEYGANLMIGNSDGRRIAEKHGLDLIRCSFPVHDRIGGQRQQMLGYEGSLQLLDKITNVLLANKERRFRAEQYQKYYRDTKTEQPEAIVKNEMDARETPAKINQPISIEEKTATHPCYNCGAGKYARIHLPIAPKCNVQCNYCVRKYDCPNESRPGVTTEILTPQEAFEKYAIVKRKMANLKVVGIAGPGDSLANFEETKKTLTLIREYDPDVTFCLSTNGLMLPYYAEELIRLGVSHVTVTINAVDPSIGAKIYKYIDFMGTRYTGETGAAILLANQLSGLKYLTSHGVVCKINTVMLSGINEDHIEDVVKTVKEFGCYITNIMQLIPVKGSAFESLPQVSNKQIMEMRKHCEGTIKQMYHCRQCRADAIGTLDNDLSIEYRGCTGCGENESERTAKQKFAVATKSGVLVDQHFGHADEFYIYESDGNTVRFCEKRKVSKYCTDISCTDEDSKMDGILNAVEDCDGILALRIGFAPSQKLQAKGIKIFMTYDRIEAAVKSAAKQL; encoded by the coding sequence ATGGGAGCCAATCTCATTCAACTAAATGTGAATCCCTGTAAAATGTGTATGCCCATGGGCGCTGTATCCGCATTTTACGGTATCAAAAAATGCATCACCATCCTGCACGGGTCGCAGGGGTGCAGCACCTATATCCGCCGCCATATGGCAACTCATTACAATGAGCCTGTCGATATTGCGTCCTCCTCCTTAACGGAACAGGGCACTGTTTTCGGCGGCGCGGACAATTTGATAAAAGGTCTTGAAAACATGATCAAGCTGTACGATCCGCAGGTAATCGGCGTGGCGACATCCTGCCTCGCCGAGACAATCGGAGAAGATATTCCCGCCATCATCCGGGATTTTTACATAAAGCACCCCGAAATCTCCGTTAAGATTATTCCTGTCGCTTCCGCGGGATACTCCGGCACTCAGTATGAGGGATTTTTCCGGGCACTGCTCGCCATTGTCTCATCCGTGGAAATGGAGCCGGAAAAGAACAATAAAGTCAATATTATCACCGGGATGATCACTCCCGGCGACACGCGTTATTTAAAATCTTTGCTCGGCAAACTTCAGCTTGACTATATTCTTCTGCCAGATTTATCCGAAAACCTGGACGGTGTGCATACGGAAGTATACAATCGCCTGCCGGACGGCGGTACCTCACTCGAAGAAATATCCACGATGGGCGGAGCCAGAATGAGCATTGAGCTGTCGTCGTTCATTAAGCCGGAAAGCTCCCCCGCCCAGTTTCTGAAAGATCGGTACAATGTACCGTTTATCAGAATGAATCTTCCGGCCGGGTTGAGGGACACCGACGCTTTCATTGCGGAACTGGTAAAACTCGGCGGCACGGTTCCAAGGGAACTGACGCTGGAACGCGGCCGGTATGTCGACGCAATGATTGACTCCCACAAGTACAATGCGGAAGGACGGGCCGCGGTTTACGGGGAACCGGATTTCGTGTATTCTACCGTACGCCTTTGCTGTGAAAACGGCATTGTTCCCGTAGTAGCGGCAACCGGCTCCGTATGCCGCACGTTTCAGGAAACGCTCAGGCCCCAGATCCAGCAGACGGCGGATTCTCTTTTTGTTGAATGGTTTGATGTTTTTGAGGATGCGGATTTTGACACGATTGAAAAGTACATCCTTGAATATGGCGCCAATCTCATGATCGGCAATTCGGACGGGCGCAGAATCGCCGAAAAACACGGCCTTGACCTGATCCGCTGTTCCTTCCCCGTCCATGACAGAATCGGCGGTCAGCGCCAGCAGATGCTGGGTTACGAGGGTTCTCTTCAGCTGCTCGATAAAATTACAAACGTGCTGCTGGCAAATAAAGAGCGCCGCTTCCGTGCGGAGCAGTACCAAAAATATTATAGGGACACGAAAACAGAACAACCGGAGGCTATCGTGAAAAATGAAATGGATGCGCGGGAAACACCTGCGAAGATCAATCAACCGATCAGCATAGAGGAAAAGACGGCAACCCATCCCTGCTATAACTGCGGGGCAGGAAAATACGCCAGAATTCATCTACCCATTGCGCCGAAATGCAACGTGCAGTGCAACTACTGTGTAAGAAAGTACGACTGCCCGAATGAAAGCCGCCCGGGGGTCACCACCGAAATTCTGACTCCGCAGGAGGCCTTTGAAAAATACGCGATTGTAAAGAGAAAGATGGCGAACCTGAAGGTGGTCGGCATTGCCGGCCCAGGTGACTCCCTCGCCAATTTTGAGGAAACAAAAAAGACCTTAACCCTGATCAGGGAATATGATCCGGACGTGACCTTCTGCCTTTCCACCAACGGACTGATGCTGCCGTATTATGCGGAAGAATTAATCCGGCTGGGTGTCTCCCATGTAACCGTCACCATCAACGCCGTCGACCCGTCCATCGGCGCAAAAATCTACAAATATATTGATTTCATGGGAACACGCTACACCGGCGAAACCGGAGCGGCCATTTTGCTGGCGAATCAGCTTTCCGGCTTAAAATATCTGACCTCACACGGTGTGGTCTGCAAGATCAACACCGTCATGCTCAGCGGGATTAATGAAGACCATATTGAAGACGTTGTGAAAACAGTAAAGGAGTTCGGCTGCTACATTACCAATATCATGCAGCTGATCCCTGTCAAGGGCAGCGCTTTTGAAAGCCTTCCGCAGGTAAGCAACAAGCAGATCATGGAAATGAGAAAACACTGTGAGGGGACGATTAAGCAGATGTACCATTGCAGGCAATGCCGGGCGGATGCCATTGGCACTTTGGACAACGACCTGTCCATCGAATACCGCGGCTGCACCGGCTGCGGTGAAAATGAATCCGAAAGAACCGCAAAACAGAAGTTTGCGGTTGCAACGAAAAGCGGCGTTCTAGTCGACCAGCATTTCGGGCACGCCGATGAATTTTATATTTACGAGAGCGACGGAAACACCGTCCGATTCTGCGAAAAGCGCAAGGTTTCCAAATACTGCACCGATATCAGCTGCACCGACGAAGACAGCAAAATGGACGGCATTTTAAATGCCGTAGAAGACTGTGACGGTATTCTGGCCCTGCGAATCGGTTTTGCACCTTCACAAAAGCTACAGGCAAAAGGGATTAAGATTTTTATGACCTATGACAGAATTGAAGCCGCGGTAAAATCCGCCGCCAAACAATTATAA